The Zingiber officinale cultivar Zhangliang chromosome 10A, Zo_v1.1, whole genome shotgun sequence genome contains a region encoding:
- the LOC122028257 gene encoding squamosa promoter-binding-like protein 16 has protein sequence MEWSSKMPAWDLADLEQSAELNLGSLVGPSFVLGSHSGGLMDCSVDLKLGGLGDFRQPGSWGNRPPAAAMAVAVTAVPSKRTRAVGNGGLGASCLVDGCKSDLSNSREYHRRHKVCEVHSKTPVVMVGGQEQRFCQQCSRFHQLVEFDEVKRSCRKRLDGHNRRRRKPPPESINPGSVFPNNPGSRFLMYPYLTPTPTQGHRWSGIIKPEDTLRRAQLAQQAINDQQCTTRNINQFPSLQDGNSPFGRPQATLQPFLETISAKSSSCSRILSERSPTQVFNSDCALSLLSSARDVGVGVGQMLPAGRIPIHPSLISGLPFANAAQASGYVSAATGFSCSTAEDEQVGNVFICGAETGLHYQGVFNVTGGESSDEASRALPFSWQ, from the exons ATGGAGTGGAGCTCCAAGATGCCGGCTTGGGACCTCGCCGATCTCGAGCAGAGCGCGGAGCTCAACCTGGGTTCTTTAGTGGGGCCGAGCTTCGTTCTCGGTAGCCACAGTGGCGGGTTGATGGATTGCTCTGTCGATCTGAAACTGGGTGGTTTGGGTGACTTCAGGCAGCCGGGGAGTTGGGGCAACCGGCCACCGGCGGCAGCGATGGCGGTGGCAGTGACGGCGGTTCCGTCCAAGAGAACTCGGGCCGTCGGCAATGGCGGTCTCGGCGCCTCTTGCTTGGTCGACGGGTGCAAATCCGACCTGAGTAACTCCCGGGAGTATCATCGGCGGCACAAGGTGTGCGAAGTCCATTCCAAGACTCCGGTCGTGATGGTGGGGGGCCAAGAGCAACGCTTCTGCCAACAGTGTAGCAG GTTTCACCAACTGGTGGAGTTTGATGAGGTTAAACGAAGCTGTCGAAAACGACTGGATGGGCATAATCGGCGCCGACGGAAGCCTCCACCAGAATCCATTAATCCTGGCAGCGTATTTCCAAATAACCCTG GAAGCAGGTTCTTAATGTATCCTTATCTGACTCCCACTCCAACACAAGGCCACAGGTGGTCTGGGATCATCAAACCCGAGGACACACTACGCAGAGCTCAATTGGCCCAACAGGCTATCAACGACCAACAATGCACCACCAGAAACATAAATCAGTTTCCTAGTCTGCAAGATGGCAATTCTCCCTTCGGCCGACCACAGGCCACGTTGCAGCCCTTTCTCGAGACCATCTCAGCGAAGAGCAGCAGCTGCAGCAGAATTCTCTCCGAGAGATCACCGACGCAAGTGTTCAACTCCGATTGTGCTCTCTCTCTTCTGTCATCAGCTCGGGATGTAGGCGTCGGCGTGGGCCAAATGCTGCCTGCTGGTAGGATTCCTATTCACCCGTCCCTGATTTCAGGCCTGCCCTTCGCCAATGCTGCTCAAGCTTCAGGCTATGTTTCAGCAGCAACAGGGTTTTCTTGCTCGACGGCTGAGGATGAGCAAGTAGGCAATGTGTTTATATGTGGGGCCGAGACAGGTCTTCATTATCAGGGTGTGTTTAATGTGACGGGAGGAGAGTCGTCAGATGAGGCTTCACGAGCTCTTCCCTTTTCTTGGCAGTAA